In one window of Anaeromyxobacter diazotrophicus DNA:
- a CDS encoding HTH domain-containing protein: MDLAVTAAGLALRAGDPLGALKRVALRSDPAALALRGIAMAQLGDLGRARELLRRAARRFGPRAPLARARCLAAEAEVALAARDLAGPARPLAEALRTFAAHGDRENALHARLLQLRRLVLLGRIGEAAGAYEALELGGAPARLAAVAGLVAFEVALRRGRADGAREALARAREAAARAGIGALRAEVEQAGRALALPAARLVAAGEARPLTLADVEAVLASADLVVDGCRRAVRRGARVVRLARRPALFALLHGLAEAWPGEAGRGALIARAFEARRANPSHRARLRVAVGRLRRAIWPLAEIRASAGGFTLVARGAATVRLLAPPVDSPEAALLALLADGEAWSTSALALALGASQRTVQRALRALEEAGQVRALGGGRSRRWLAAPVAGFATTLLLPGSGEAG, encoded by the coding sequence ATGGATCTCGCGGTCACCGCGGCAGGGCTCGCGCTGCGCGCCGGGGATCCGCTGGGCGCGCTGAAGCGCGTCGCCCTGCGGAGCGACCCGGCCGCCCTCGCGCTGCGCGGGATCGCCATGGCGCAGCTCGGGGACCTGGGGCGGGCGCGGGAGCTGCTGCGGCGCGCGGCGCGGCGCTTCGGGCCGCGGGCGCCGCTCGCGCGGGCGCGCTGCCTCGCGGCCGAGGCGGAGGTGGCGCTGGCGGCGCGCGACCTGGCTGGGCCGGCGCGGCCGCTGGCCGAAGCCCTGCGCACGTTCGCCGCCCACGGCGATCGGGAGAACGCGCTCCACGCGCGGCTGCTGCAGCTCCGGCGGCTCGTGCTGCTCGGCCGGATCGGCGAGGCGGCCGGCGCATACGAGGCGCTCGAGCTCGGCGGCGCGCCCGCCCGGCTCGCGGCCGTCGCCGGCCTGGTCGCCTTCGAGGTCGCGCTGCGCCGCGGGCGCGCCGACGGGGCGCGCGAGGCCCTCGCCCGGGCGCGGGAGGCGGCGGCGCGCGCCGGCATCGGAGCGCTGCGCGCCGAGGTCGAGCAGGCGGGGAGGGCGCTCGCCCTCCCGGCGGCGCGCCTCGTCGCCGCGGGAGAGGCGCGGCCCTTGACCCTGGCCGACGTCGAGGCCGTGCTCGCCTCGGCGGACCTGGTCGTCGACGGCTGCCGGCGGGCGGTGCGCCGGGGTGCGCGCGTGGTGCGGCTCGCGCGGCGGCCGGCGCTGTTCGCGCTGCTGCACGGGCTGGCGGAGGCGTGGCCGGGCGAGGCGGGCCGGGGCGCGCTCATCGCGCGCGCCTTCGAGGCGCGCCGGGCGAACCCGTCCCACCGCGCGCGCTTGCGAGTGGCGGTGGGACGCCTGCGCCGCGCGATCTGGCCGCTCGCCGAGATCCGGGCCAGCGCCGGGGGCTTCACGCTGGTGGCGCGAGGAGCGGCCACCGTGCGGCTGCTGGCGCCGCCCGTCGACAGCCCAGAGGCCGCCCTCCTGGCGCTGCTCGCCGACGGCGAGGCCTGGTCGACCTCGGCGCTGGCGCTGGCGCTGGGGGCGAGCCAGCGGACGGTGCAGCGGGCGCTGCGGGCCCTGGAGGAGGCGGGCCAGGTGCGCGCGCTGGGCGGCGGCCGCTCCCGGCGCTGGCTCGCCGCGCCCGTGGCCGGATTCGCGACGACGTTGTTGCTCCCCGGCTCCGGCGAGGCCGGTTAG
- a CDS encoding redoxin domain-containing protein: protein MLAADAAVMPPGSRFPPEDWMSLDDQRGSPVVLVFYPADFTPVCGEELAIFNEVLPELERHGAKVFGISVDSAWCHRAFAQDRHLRFPLLADFHPKGEVSRRYRSYREQDGLAERSLFVLDRDGKVFWSYVSPIDVNPGVDGVLDALERLDDEQSADSSDAPSRSGDTAHGEPRP, encoded by the coding sequence ATGCTGGCCGCGGACGCGGCGGTCATGCCCCCCGGGAGCCGCTTCCCGCCCGAGGATTGGATGTCGCTCGACGACCAGCGGGGGTCGCCCGTCGTGCTCGTCTTCTACCCCGCCGACTTCACGCCCGTGTGCGGCGAGGAGCTCGCGATCTTCAACGAGGTCCTCCCGGAGCTCGAGCGCCACGGGGCGAAGGTGTTCGGGATCTCCGTCGACTCGGCCTGGTGCCACCGTGCGTTCGCGCAGGACCGGCACCTCCGGTTCCCGCTGCTCGCCGACTTCCACCCAAAGGGCGAGGTCTCCCGCCGCTACCGCTCCTATCGGGAGCAGGACGGGCTCGCCGAGCGATCGCTGTTCGTCCTCGATCGCGACGGCAAGGTGTTCTGGAGCTACGTGTCCCCGATCGACGTGAACCCGGGCGTCGACGGAGTCCTCGACGCGCTAGAGAGGCTCGACGACGAGCAGTCGGCGGACTCGAGCGACGCGCCATCCCGGTCCGGCGACACCGCGCACGGGGAGCCGCGGCCATGA
- a CDS encoding Clp protease N-terminal domain-containing protein, translated as MAETARGDVEGLCDICHRRPAAVRVAVSQNGRRQTLKVCDDDYARLQAQARGSSPFESLFGGSLFGDDVFGDFFGGDGVEGGDEADVDRGRGRARTRPRGRAADREAVDLADYLSQQGEEILQQAARTAVDWGARDVDSEHLLHVLADNDVVQAVLARFKLSPQDLKRQVEELRPRRQGKAPEGREQVGVSPRVKAALEAAFRASRDLGHSYVAG; from the coding sequence ATGGCCGAGACTGCACGCGGGGACGTGGAAGGGCTGTGCGACATCTGTCACCGTCGGCCCGCCGCGGTACGAGTCGCCGTCTCCCAGAACGGACGCCGACAGACGCTCAAGGTCTGCGATGACGACTACGCGCGACTCCAGGCCCAGGCGCGGGGCTCCTCGCCGTTCGAGTCGCTCTTCGGCGGCAGCCTCTTCGGGGACGACGTCTTCGGAGACTTCTTCGGGGGCGACGGCGTCGAAGGGGGCGACGAGGCCGACGTCGACCGTGGCAGGGGGCGTGCGCGAACCCGCCCGCGCGGCAGGGCGGCCGACCGCGAGGCGGTCGACCTCGCCGACTACCTGAGCCAGCAAGGCGAGGAGATCCTCCAGCAGGCCGCGCGTACCGCCGTCGACTGGGGCGCGCGCGACGTCGACTCGGAGCACCTCCTCCACGTGCTCGCCGACAACGACGTGGTCCAGGCCGTCCTGGCGCGCTTCAAGCTCTCACCGCAGGATCTGAAGCGGCAGGTCGAGGAGCTGCGTCCGCGGCGCCAGGGGAAGGCCCCCGAGGGCCGCGAGCAGGTGGGCGTCTCTCCACGGGTCAAGGCGGCGCTCGAGGCGGCGTTCCGCGCCTCGCGCGACCTCGGCCATAGCTACGTGGCCGGGTGA
- a CDS encoding DUF899 domain-containing protein: MTTHKTGTRQQWTAARLALLEAEKELTRRSDELARRRQELPWVRVEKAYQFETAEGRATLADLFQGRSQLLVYHFMFGPDYAAGCATCSTIADGFDGFVSHLAHHDVTLAAVSRAPLAKLLAYRQRMGWKFPWASSFGGDFNADFNVGFTPEEQRQGGIEYNYRREPAWEVRGDAGMASRMSGDPVGDNAAMAGTDPATYTRERPGMSAFALEDGVVYHAYSAYARGLDGLWGMYQWLDRAPRGRNETGVWWRRHDEYAQR; the protein is encoded by the coding sequence ATGACGACGCACAAGACCGGGACCCGCCAGCAGTGGACGGCGGCGCGGCTGGCGCTGCTCGAGGCGGAGAAGGAACTGACGCGGCGCAGCGACGAGCTGGCGCGCCGGCGGCAGGAGCTGCCGTGGGTGCGGGTCGAGAAGGCCTACCAGTTCGAGACCGCCGAGGGGAGGGCCACGCTGGCGGACCTGTTCCAGGGGCGCTCCCAGCTCCTCGTCTACCACTTCATGTTCGGACCCGACTACGCCGCGGGGTGCGCGACCTGCTCCACGATCGCGGACGGCTTCGACGGCTTCGTCAGCCACCTGGCCCACCACGACGTCACGCTCGCGGCGGTGTCGCGGGCGCCGCTCGCGAAGCTGCTCGCGTACCGGCAGCGCATGGGCTGGAAGTTCCCGTGGGCCTCCTCGTTCGGCGGCGACTTCAACGCCGACTTCAACGTCGGCTTCACGCCGGAGGAGCAGCGTCAGGGCGGCATCGAGTACAACTACCGGCGCGAGCCGGCCTGGGAGGTCCGCGGCGACGCGGGGATGGCGAGCCGCATGTCGGGGGACCCCGTCGGCGACAACGCCGCCATGGCGGGCACCGACCCCGCCACCTACACGCGCGAGCGTCCGGGCATGAGCGCGTTCGCGCTGGAGGACGGCGTCGTCTACCACGCCTACTCCGCCTACGCGCGCGGGCTGGACGGCCTCTGGGGCATGTACCAGTGGCTCGACCGCGCGCCCAGGGGCCGCAACGAGACCGGCGTCTGGTGGCGGCGCCACGACGAGTACGCCCAGCGCTGA
- a CDS encoding DUF2182 domain-containing protein codes for MTTAAHPRALAPPPATSGRASPRAFLALTTSLFAASAALTIAWCASMSGMGEMPMPGGWSMSMAWMRMPGQSWPAAAASFLGMWLAMMVAMMVPSVAPALWRYRLALGGAGEAHPGRLTALAGAGYFLVWSALGAAAFPLGIALAAAEMEEPALARAVPAAIGLVVLVAGSLQLTAWKARHLACCREAPGPGLPLGTGAGAALRHGVRLGRHCAACCAGPTAILLVAGVMDLRAMAVVGAAITAERLAPAGERVARATGAVAVGAGLLLVARAAGLG; via the coding sequence ATGACCACCGCCGCGCACCCCCGAGCCCTGGCCCCGCCTCCAGCGACCTCCGGGCGAGCCTCTCCGCGGGCGTTCCTGGCCCTCACCACCTCGCTCTTCGCCGCCAGCGCGGCGCTGACGATCGCCTGGTGCGCCTCCATGTCGGGGATGGGCGAGATGCCGATGCCCGGCGGCTGGTCGATGTCGATGGCGTGGATGCGGATGCCCGGACAGAGCTGGCCCGCCGCCGCGGCGTCGTTCCTCGGCATGTGGCTGGCGATGATGGTGGCGATGATGGTGCCGTCCGTCGCCCCAGCGCTCTGGCGCTACCGCCTGGCGCTGGGCGGCGCCGGCGAGGCGCACCCCGGGCGGCTGACCGCGCTCGCCGGCGCCGGCTACTTCCTGGTGTGGAGCGCGCTGGGGGCGGCCGCCTTCCCCCTCGGGATCGCGCTGGCGGCGGCCGAGATGGAGGAGCCGGCGCTCGCGCGCGCCGTGCCGGCCGCGATCGGCCTGGTCGTCCTGGTCGCCGGCTCGCTCCAGCTCACCGCGTGGAAGGCGCGCCACCTGGCCTGCTGCCGGGAGGCGCCCGGGCCCGGCCTCCCGCTGGGGACCGGCGCCGGGGCGGCCCTCCGCCACGGGGTGCGCCTGGGACGACACTGCGCCGCCTGCTGCGCCGGGCCGACGGCGATCCTCCTCGTCGCCGGGGTCATGGACCTGCGCGCGATGGCGGTGGTGGGCGCCGCCATCACCGCGGAGCGCCTCGCGCCCGCCGGCGAGCGCGTGGCGAGGGCCACCGGGGCGGTGGCGGTCGGGGCGGGGCTGCTGCTCGTCGCCCGCGCCGCCGGGCTCGGGTGA
- the groL gene encoding chaperonin GroEL (60 kDa chaperone family; promotes refolding of misfolded polypeptides especially under stressful conditions; forms two stacked rings of heptamers to form a barrel-shaped 14mer; ends can be capped by GroES; misfolded proteins enter the barrel where they are refolded when GroES binds): MAAKQLLFDSAAREEVLRGATVLANAVRVTLGPRSKCVLIDKGWGEPIVCNDGVTIAKELQLDDATENLGARMMREAAQRTGDEVGDGTTTATLLAHAIFADGVRNVAAGASAIELKHGLERGVRAAVGALRKLSRPVKSRLEKEQVATISAHNDAVMGALVADAVERVGGEGVISVEEAKGTETRLELVEGMQLDRGYLSPYFVTDADRMECVLERPLILLTDRRISLMKDLLPVMEEVVKLGRPLLIVADDVDGDALATLVVNKLRAAIQCAAVKAPGFGDRRKAILEDLAVVTGGQVASEDVGLKLEHVTAAQLGSARRVVVARETTTVIKGAGDRDAIGARAEQLRRQLKEENSDYDREKLEERLGRLVGGVAVIHVGAPTEAELKSRKEAFEDAISATKAAVAEGVVPGGGLALLRLIEAVAAEEARCEGDERTGLAVLKHALTVPTRQIAANSGADGAVVVERMRTGAGSFGFNAATGQYVDLVEAGIVDATKVVRLALENAVSVASVLLLTEATLTEARPAKPEQVAAE, from the coding sequence ATGGCGGCCAAGCAGCTCCTGTTCGACAGCGCTGCGCGCGAGGAGGTCCTGCGCGGCGCGACGGTCCTGGCGAATGCGGTGCGAGTCACCCTCGGGCCCCGCTCCAAGTGCGTCCTCATCGACAAGGGGTGGGGCGAGCCGATCGTCTGCAACGACGGCGTGACCATCGCGAAGGAGCTACAGCTCGACGACGCGACGGAGAACCTCGGGGCGCGGATGATGCGCGAGGCCGCGCAGCGCACGGGAGACGAGGTGGGCGACGGCACGACGACCGCGACCCTCCTCGCCCACGCCATCTTCGCCGACGGCGTCCGCAACGTGGCGGCCGGGGCGAGCGCGATCGAGCTGAAGCACGGGCTCGAACGCGGCGTGCGGGCGGCGGTGGGGGCGCTCCGGAAGCTCTCGCGCCCCGTGAAGAGCCGGCTCGAGAAGGAGCAGGTCGCGACCATCTCCGCTCATAACGACGCGGTGATGGGGGCGCTGGTGGCGGACGCGGTCGAGCGCGTCGGCGGGGAGGGGGTCATCTCGGTGGAGGAGGCGAAGGGGACCGAGACCCGCCTCGAGCTCGTCGAGGGCATGCAGCTCGACCGGGGCTACCTCTCGCCGTACTTCGTCACCGACGCCGACCGGATGGAGTGCGTCCTCGAGCGACCGCTCATCCTGCTCACGGACCGGCGCATCTCGCTCATGAAGGACCTGCTGCCGGTCATGGAGGAGGTCGTGAAGCTGGGGCGCCCCCTGCTCATCGTCGCCGACGACGTGGACGGGGACGCGCTCGCGACGCTGGTCGTGAACAAGCTCCGCGCCGCGATCCAGTGCGCAGCCGTGAAGGCACCGGGGTTTGGTGATCGCCGCAAGGCGATCCTGGAGGACCTGGCGGTCGTGACCGGGGGCCAGGTCGCCTCGGAGGACGTCGGGCTGAAGCTGGAGCACGTCACGGCGGCACAGCTCGGGAGCGCCCGGCGCGTGGTGGTGGCCCGCGAGACCACCACCGTCATCAAGGGAGCGGGCGACCGGGACGCGATCGGCGCCCGCGCCGAGCAGCTCCGGCGCCAGCTGAAGGAGGAGAACAGCGACTACGACCGCGAGAAGCTGGAGGAGCGGCTGGGGAGACTGGTGGGCGGCGTGGCGGTCATCCATGTCGGCGCGCCGACCGAAGCCGAGCTGAAGAGTCGCAAGGAGGCGTTCGAGGACGCCATCAGCGCGACCAAGGCCGCCGTGGCGGAGGGGGTCGTGCCGGGCGGCGGGCTCGCGCTGCTGAGGCTCATCGAGGCCGTCGCAGCGGAGGAGGCGAGGTGCGAGGGGGACGAGCGCACCGGGCTCGCGGTCCTGAAGCACGCGCTCACCGTCCCGACCCGTCAGATCGCCGCCAACTCCGGCGCGGATGGCGCGGTGGTGGTCGAGCGGATGCGGACCGGAGCGGGGAGCTTCGGGTTCAACGCCGCCACCGGGCAGTACGTCGACCTGGTGGAGGCCGGCATCGTCGACGCGACGAAGGTGGTGCGGCTGGCGCTCGAGAATGCGGTCTCGGTGGCGAGCGTGCTCCTGCTCACGGAGGCGACCCTGACCGAGGCTCGGCCGGCGAAGCCGGAGCAGGTCGCCGCCGAGTGA
- a CDS encoding Vgb family protein — MGKVRDAGQPAETVREYGPFPGVERVHGVSFDGRLVWFASGGALQAFEPGNGGIARTLDVAAEAGTAFDGRHLFQLAGGRIHRIDPATGAVLSTIPAPGGGRDSGLAWAEGTLWVGQYQDRKIHQIDPETGAILRTIESSRFVTGVTWVDGELWHGTWEGGESDLRQVDPETGEVLTRLTMPEGAGVSGLESDRGDLFYAGDPERSKVRAIRKPRRRSAR, encoded by the coding sequence ATGGGCAAGGTGCGCGACGCGGGGCAGCCGGCGGAGACGGTGCGCGAGTACGGGCCCTTCCCGGGCGTGGAGCGCGTGCACGGCGTGAGCTTCGACGGCCGCCTGGTCTGGTTCGCCAGCGGCGGCGCGCTGCAGGCCTTCGAGCCCGGCAACGGCGGGATCGCGCGCACCCTGGACGTCGCCGCCGAGGCCGGGACGGCCTTCGACGGCCGGCACCTCTTCCAGCTCGCGGGCGGCCGCATCCACCGGATCGACCCGGCGACCGGCGCGGTGCTGTCGACCATTCCGGCGCCGGGCGGCGGGCGCGACTCGGGGCTGGCCTGGGCCGAAGGGACCTTGTGGGTCGGGCAATACCAGGACCGTAAGATCCACCAGATCGACCCCGAGACGGGCGCGATCCTGCGCACGATCGAGTCGAGCCGCTTCGTCACCGGGGTCACCTGGGTGGACGGCGAGCTCTGGCACGGGACCTGGGAGGGAGGCGAGTCCGACCTCCGCCAGGTGGACCCGGAGACGGGGGAGGTGCTCACCCGCCTGACGATGCCCGAGGGGGCGGGGGTGAGCGGGCTGGAGTCGGACCGGGGCGACCTCTTCTACGCGGGCGATCCCGAGCGCAGCAAGGTGCGCGCCATTCGGAAGCCGCGCCGCCGCTCGGCGCGCTAG
- a CDS encoding DsbA family protein, whose protein sequence is MTPLRIRIGPGDHADGPRDAPIQLLEYGDYECPYCGRAYAEVEEVRRALAGRLLLVYRHFPLTQVHPHAMLAAEAAEAAGAQGRFWEMHGVLFQNQHALEPQDLVAYADAIALEPDRFTEDLEEHRFEGKVRRDFLSGARTGVNGTPTFFVNGRRHDGVFTADALIEALQGGAPGAAY, encoded by the coding sequence ATGACGCCCCTCCGGATCCGGATCGGCCCCGGCGATCACGCGGACGGCCCGCGCGACGCGCCCATCCAGCTGCTGGAGTACGGTGACTACGAGTGCCCGTACTGCGGCCGCGCGTATGCAGAGGTGGAGGAGGTCCGGCGGGCGCTCGCGGGGCGGCTCCTCTTGGTGTACCGCCATTTCCCGCTCACGCAGGTCCACCCCCACGCGATGCTCGCGGCCGAGGCCGCCGAGGCCGCCGGGGCGCAGGGCCGCTTCTGGGAAATGCACGGCGTGCTGTTCCAGAACCAGCACGCGCTCGAGCCGCAGGACCTCGTCGCCTACGCCGACGCGATCGCGCTCGAGCCCGACCGGTTCACGGAGGACCTCGAGGAGCACCGGTTCGAGGGAAAGGTCCGCCGCGATTTCCTGAGCGGCGCCCGCACCGGGGTGAACGGCACGCCGACGTTCTTCGTGAACGGGCGCCGGCACGACGGCGTCTTCACCGCGGACGCGCTCATCGAGGCGCTCCAGGGCGGCGCGCCCGGGGCGGCGTACTAG
- a CDS encoding MFS transporter — MIRSSDGGRTGFRVLAAVSFCHLLNDMLQSAIPSAYPIFKGAYHLDFGQIGVITLTSQFTASLLQPVVGMYTDRRPLPYSLAIGMCFTLAGLLLLAVAPSYPFVLAAVACVGVGSAVFHPESSRVARMASGGRHGLAQSFFQVGGNVGSAVGPLLAAFVILPFGQHSIALFSLGAAAAILVLLGVGRWYAGRRAQGGRAAGEGARLPRRRVLAAVAVLVALVFSKYFYLASLNSYYTFFLIQRFHLSVREAQLQLFLFLGAVAVGTLAGGPIGDRIGRRYVIWGSILGVLPFTLALPYANRSLTTVLTVVIGLVLSSAFSAIVVYAQELMPGRVGAVAGLFFGVAFGVGGVGAALLGEVADRHGIEFVYRVCSFLPAIGLLTAFLPDLEQRARAARSAATEVEAT, encoded by the coding sequence ATGATCAGATCGAGCGATGGTGGTCGAACCGGGTTCCGGGTGCTGGCGGCGGTGAGCTTCTGTCACCTGCTGAACGACATGCTCCAGTCGGCCATCCCGTCCGCGTACCCGATCTTCAAGGGCGCCTACCACCTCGACTTCGGCCAGATCGGCGTCATCACGCTGACCTCGCAGTTCACCGCCTCGCTGCTCCAGCCCGTGGTCGGGATGTACACCGATCGCCGGCCGCTCCCGTATTCGCTCGCGATCGGCATGTGCTTCACGCTCGCCGGGCTGCTGCTCCTGGCGGTGGCTCCGAGCTACCCGTTCGTCCTGGCCGCGGTGGCCTGCGTGGGGGTGGGCTCGGCGGTGTTCCATCCGGAGTCCTCGCGCGTGGCGCGGATGGCGTCCGGCGGACGGCACGGGCTCGCGCAGTCCTTCTTCCAGGTGGGCGGCAACGTCGGCTCGGCGGTCGGGCCGCTGCTGGCGGCGTTCGTCATCCTGCCGTTCGGCCAGCACAGCATCGCGCTCTTCTCGCTGGGCGCCGCGGCGGCCATCCTGGTGCTGCTCGGGGTGGGGCGGTGGTATGCCGGGCGGCGCGCGCAGGGCGGCCGGGCCGCGGGGGAGGGCGCGAGGCTCCCGCGCCGGCGCGTGCTCGCCGCGGTGGCCGTCCTCGTGGCGCTGGTGTTCTCGAAGTACTTCTACCTGGCGAGCCTCAACAGCTACTACACGTTCTTCCTCATCCAGCGGTTCCACCTCTCGGTGCGCGAGGCGCAGCTCCAGCTCTTCCTCTTCCTCGGAGCCGTGGCCGTGGGCACGCTGGCGGGCGGCCCCATCGGCGATCGGATCGGCCGGCGGTACGTCATCTGGGGCTCGATCCTGGGCGTCCTGCCGTTCACGCTGGCCTTGCCGTACGCGAACCGGTCCCTCACCACCGTGCTCACCGTCGTCATCGGCCTGGTCCTCTCGTCGGCCTTCTCGGCCATCGTCGTCTACGCGCAGGAGCTCATGCCGGGGCGGGTCGGCGCCGTGGCGGGCCTGTTCTTCGGGGTCGCGTTCGGCGTCGGCGGCGTCGGCGCGGCGCTGCTCGGCGAAGTCGCCGACCGGCACGGCATCGAGTTCGTGTACCGCGTCTGCTCGTTCTTGCCGGCCATTGGGCTGCTCACGGCGTTCCTGCCCGACCTCGAGCAGCGCGCCCGGGCGGCCCGGTCCGCCGCAACCGAGGTGGAGGCGACATGA
- a CDS encoding HdeD family acid-resistance protein, producing the protein MPVLMAIGPWWAFVVRGVAAVLFGVLTFVVPGMALLTLVFLFGAYALVEGAFNVAGAVRTDASRRQPRWVLLVEGIVSILAGFLAFFVPGLTALSLLYIIAAWSVVTGVLEVAAAIRLRRQIRGEWLMALSGALSIVFGLLVAVFPGAGALAVVFWIGAYAVVFGGLLIALGVRVRHFTRAGKKAGTGFGELAPSASH; encoded by the coding sequence ATGCCGGTGCTGATGGCGATCGGTCCGTGGTGGGCATTCGTGGTGCGAGGAGTCGCGGCGGTCCTGTTCGGGGTTCTGACGTTCGTCGTGCCGGGGATGGCACTCCTGACGCTCGTCTTCCTTTTCGGTGCGTACGCCCTCGTCGAGGGAGCGTTCAACGTCGCGGGTGCCGTACGGACGGACGCATCGCGCCGCCAGCCGCGCTGGGTGCTCCTCGTCGAGGGCATCGTCAGCATCCTCGCGGGGTTTCTCGCCTTCTTCGTTCCCGGGCTCACCGCGCTGTCGCTGCTCTACATCATCGCCGCGTGGTCGGTGGTGACGGGCGTCCTCGAGGTCGCGGCCGCGATTCGCCTGCGACGCCAGATCCGGGGGGAGTGGCTCATGGCGCTGAGCGGCGCCCTCTCGATCGTGTTCGGGTTGCTCGTCGCGGTGTTCCCCGGCGCCGGCGCGCTCGCCGTCGTCTTCTGGATCGGAGCTTACGCGGTGGTCTTCGGAGGGCTCCTGATCGCGCTCGGGGTGAGGGTCCGCCACTTCACGCGCGCCGGGAAGAAGGCGGGCACCGGCTTCGGCGAGCTCGCGCCGAGCGCGAGTCATTGA
- a CDS encoding DSD1 family PLP-dependent enzyme yields the protein MTRPGDPVAAVDTPALVLDLDAMERNLERMAAFARSAGVRLRPHAKMHKSAELARLQLAAGAVGVCVQKPSEAERLAEGGVDDLYLSNEVVSPEKLERVAALAGALAARGGRLALAVDSPLGVARLAAAVAARRAELDVLVEIDVGQGRCGVPVPEGDASAAIALARAVARSPGLRFAGLQAYHGNAQHVRSVEARRAAVAASAERARAARQALEQAGIPVPLVTGAGTGTFAYEAASGVYGELQPGSYLFMDRDYADNERDPAVPRFEHALFVKAEVMSVGPRYAVVDAGHKSHAVDSGAPRVHDPSGRFDLRFETAGDEHGLLWPVGGSPLPALGDAVWLVPGHCDPTVNLHDGYVAVRGGLVEGRVDRLIRVDARGAIT from the coding sequence ATGACGCGACCTGGAGACCCCGTGGCGGCGGTGGACACGCCGGCGCTCGTCCTCGACCTGGACGCGATGGAGCGCAACCTCGAGCGGATGGCCGCCTTCGCGCGCTCGGCCGGGGTGCGGCTGCGCCCGCACGCGAAGATGCACAAGAGCGCCGAGCTGGCGCGCCTGCAGCTCGCGGCGGGCGCGGTCGGCGTCTGCGTGCAGAAGCCCTCGGAGGCGGAGCGGCTCGCGGAGGGCGGCGTCGACGACCTCTACCTCTCGAACGAGGTCGTCTCGCCGGAGAAGCTCGAGCGCGTCGCGGCGCTCGCCGGGGCGCTCGCCGCGCGGGGCGGGCGGCTCGCCCTCGCGGTGGACTCGCCGCTGGGGGTCGCCCGGCTCGCGGCGGCGGTGGCGGCCCGGCGCGCGGAGCTCGACGTGCTGGTCGAGATCGACGTGGGCCAGGGGCGCTGCGGCGTCCCGGTGCCGGAGGGCGACGCCTCCGCCGCGATCGCCCTGGCCCGCGCGGTCGCGCGATCACCAGGCCTCCGGTTCGCCGGGCTGCAGGCGTACCACGGGAACGCGCAGCACGTGCGCTCGGTCGAGGCCCGGCGCGCCGCGGTGGCCGCGAGCGCGGAGCGCGCCCGCGCGGCGCGGCAGGCGCTGGAACAGGCGGGGATCCCGGTCCCGCTCGTCACCGGGGCGGGCACGGGCACCTTCGCCTACGAGGCCGCGAGCGGCGTCTACGGCGAGCTGCAGCCGGGGAGCTACCTCTTCATGGACCGCGACTACGCCGACAATGAGCGCGATCCTGCGGTGCCCCGGTTCGAGCACGCGCTCTTCGTGAAGGCCGAGGTCATGAGCGTGGGCCCGCGCTACGCCGTCGTGGACGCGGGCCACAAGAGCCACGCGGTGGACTCCGGGGCCCCGCGCGTGCACGACCCGAGCGGGAGGTTCGACCTGCGCTTCGAGACCGCCGGCGACGAGCACGGGCTCCTGTGGCCGGTGGGAGGGAGCCCGCTCCCCGCCCTGGGCGACGCCGTCTGGCTCGTCCCGGGCCACTGCGATCCGACCGTGAACCTGCACGACGGGTACGTCGCGGTCCGGGGCGGGCTGGTGGAGGGGCGCGTCGATCGCCTCATCCGCGTCGACGCGCGCGGCGCGATCACCTAG